The stretch of DNA agtcaggagagggaggagcgcccgccggcgagctaggggaaggaggagaggcagggcgtggccggcgaggggtgggaggtgggtggggcggccaccggcgaggtcgccgatgGCCAGAGTGGTGGCGGGAGGTGCTAGAACTTATGATTCCGGGTTGCTGAGGGTGGGGGGCTCCATGGCCACCAGATCTAAAATAGGgcccagcggcggaggcggttcgGCCGGACATAGtgtattatttttcaaaggaaaataaataatatcattGTTTAATGGAAGGAAAATTAAATACGTGCTTGTTGCACGTTCATCTCCGCTAGTATCATAAAAGTGTGATGAATATTGTCCTCCATTTTCAAATACTTACTTTTGACCACTTTATTTGTTTTAAAATATTTGGCACTTCACGTTCCTTGAAACATAATTTTCTATTTtgcattcacaagaatattgtAGGAATGTTCTAGAAATACTTGAAGGTACCTTTACAAGGGTATTATAgttatttcatgattaaaaGGTGAATTGCCTTAGTATCCATGTGTCGTGGGaattctagggtacccacagccgggtggcggaacgcacccgcctattcccagagagggagtactcgggaaggtactaggcgattgggctaatctagctctgagacaagcacataagaacacacgatccagagtggttcgggccgccggagcataataccctacgtcgaCTGGGAGTGGtattgatcttggttgtgtatgaatctatcctctgctgggTCTTGGCTTTCACCCAGCCTGGCTTTCTTCTAGCggacgccccccttttatagaccaaggggtgcggatacatagggcgttgatgccccgacaggtgggcccaacgcgaCTATGCAGCGTACTGCGCAGAGTAATTAAACAGCTACAATGgttgcgaatctttcctccgatatgcttccatgccctgcacaccctctgacgaagggaggtcttctcttgtcatgtcagcaaggtgcccgttgggggaatgtagcttgcggcgtgacctgtggaggctattatgtaggcgtcataatgggtgaagccgagccgtcgtatccatctattatggcagactggcaggcgcggcgtgggcggcgccagcagctccactatcttggtaatacgcgatcaatagtgccccctggtcaaagaatcgcctcggcttctgctacatcaatgcggacgtcctcctgtcgcaatgaatgcaatggtaggtgagccttaatatggagaccaagcggccttatatacgtgtctgggcctgctgacacgtggcggccccggaccaccccgaggcggggtgtcgattccttcccttggagaggggtccggttactataagGGGGTCCTGGACCCCATGGGGATCCGGACCtcttcgggaggtccggagcttccggccgttcgggctgagcgccagCTTTtcccggaacacgtggtgctcccggacctttcccaaccaggggacgggtccgggaccgctgtcgggtgagcagggctccggaccgcaggggtccggctgctggacgtagttaaggataactacaagactcttgcctagacacagcaagagggggtaccccagtcctggggtaccgacagtggcccccgggcccacctcgggagaggcacgaacccgcgggtggggccactaacgagatgtgtttccacgcaaacttgattgcgtcggtgtgctcatgcaaagagcgggtgctccggacccctgaggccggtacaccggttgccaggttcaggctctagagtgctctccacagggcgacgaaggtgtaggcttagggtgcggaaccaagctaagcggctacacagacctcggatcgctcagggagcaagcaccacttcccaGACCTGGCtctaggcgaccgtggcgagcggtctctgccggagcgggccaccggagtggacttgaggcgactgtggcgagcggtctccgccggagtggacttgaggcgaccgtggcgagcggtctccaccggagcgggccagcggagtggacttggggcgaccgtggcgagcagtctccgccggagcgggccaccggagtggacttgaatcgaccgtggcgagcggtctccgccggagcgagccaccggagtggacttggggcgaccgtggcgagcggcctccgccggagcgggccaccggagtggacttgaggcgctGCTGACGATCCGATGAAATATGTcaccggacctcatagtaaggtgcaagaaatcaagccttatactagaagggagctcgggacctctaaagacagcagcctcggatactagagtacttgtaacggggtagtgaagtacgcaaacttagggtacattaccaggctaagctacgcggagcttctctaccccaggatacgagtaccacttctacagagcaggtccttaggggtccgaactgtcttccagctagaaggggtgtctccacctggccacaagccagcaacttaactcgGATTGTTAGTAACAAAAAGGAGGATTCCGTTTAAAAGGAAAGAATAGTTAatccaaggcgaataaatgtaatcaaggtggagcctagataaaactgagaaagaaaatctcctttattattgtggttgtcatggtatacatcagaggtcgggattacgaggtcggacctctaccgctccagACCGTttcttgcctgtttgtgtgatagggcctgctgacacgtggcggcgccggaccaccccgaggcggggtgtcgattccttcccttggagaggggtccggttactatacagggggtcccggaccccatgggGATCCGGACCtcttcgggaggtccggagcttccggccgttcgggctgagcgccagCTTTtcccggaacacgtggtgctcccggacctttcccaaccaggggacgggtccgggaccgctgtCGGGTGAGCAGAGCTCCGGACCGCAAGGGTCCGGATGCTGGACGTAGTTAAGaataactacaaggctcttgcctagacacagcaagagggggtaccccagtcctggggtaccgacaccaTGTCTTAGTCAAAATTGCCAAGTATTTTGAAACGGATGTTAGTATTAAATATTATGCTACATCAACAAATTTGCTGATGTCATATAATATTTATGAGGAGAGAGAAGCGGGAGTTTTATGGGATAAGATAGGAGTATAATGATGATGACATTTTTCCAGCAAAATTAGTAAATTCTCAGTTTTGATAACTGTATAACAACACGTTCTACTAAAACTAGTGTAGCGAGTTTTATGGATATGTTCCTGACACAAAACAAAGAATCCATTTGTCTGAAGGAAACAGTTGATGACATTGCCCGGCCCGTTGTTGTACTACTTGTACGGTGGGAAATAAATCTATCCGACCAGCGTGCTCGGGAATATAGACACTGGCAATCCGCTCTTGCCGATAAATTTGTGCTCTTTTAGCAAGAAACTAAAACTGAATAATTTCTTTATACCACTATATAAAAGCAAATCGTTTTTTTCTGATACTTCACTAAAACCGAGTCATTTGTTTCCCGTCTTAAAGCGCGCTGGCCGCTAGACACATGCAGCGAATGCGCGTTTACTAGAGGAGGATGCGTGCGATCTCTGTCAGCTGACAAGTTTCATCCACGGCACGGtttggagagagggagagagagagcgtcAGCCGCTGCGAATCTGAGATGCATGGAGTCAATTACACGCTCCAACACAAATAGATAGTGCCAATTTGTATGTTATTAATAACTCTAAATAGATAATACCAATTTTACACCTGCGAAATCACCGCGCGGTAACTTCGCCTCGGCTCGCTGGCACCTGGCAGGCGTCGCCGCAGCCAGTCAACAGGTTGGCTGGCAGCTCCCAGGCAGGCAGGCGAGCAGGGGTCGGTGAGACAGGCGGCTCGGGCCCACGTGCGTGACCTGTTTTGGTTCCACCTATCACACCTATCGTAGAAGAGAATCTtatatgtatgaagtattaaacgaaatttatttgtaaatttttttccagatgggtgtaacttttcgcgacgaatatAATGACAGCAACTAATTGATGgttggctacagtaatgctacagtaactaacaTCTAatcggtcaaaggtctcattagactCATCTCGCGAAGTAGTTAAAGATTGTGaagttaattttataaattgtttttatttaatacttctaattgtTAATTAAAATTTGCGATACCTACTATCGCAAACAAACCAAACAGGCCCCGATGGCTCGCTCGCCGCTGGCGCTGCGGTTGCGGTCCGTCACGGCCAGGGTTTTTTATCccgaccggaaccggtccggaccggttacgGTTCCGGTTTCAaatcggtccaaattcaaaattcaaatttaaattcaaaaaataaaaaaattctaaaagtaCTTCAAgttgtgacgaatctaatggtgttaattttttttcaaatattcattcatttagtatactttgcgagtatttgaagttaaacaaaaaaacatgcatacaaaaatataaaaatacaatgtaaaacatgttatacattgtattaatgtaaaagtagtacaaaagatgGTTAGAgagttcatttagactaaaacatgttatagaaacattcaaattttgaactaaagtggATTTTTTTAGGTTTTTTTCAACTCTCCAGTTCCCACTCAAAtcggaccggtttaccggcctaACCTatctttttgaatttgaatttgaatttgatggtTTTTTCAGTAACCAATGAAACCAATTCGATTTACCGGAACTGGAGGGCGCCGGTTTTGTCAGACTGGGCGGTTAAAAAAAAACCTGGTCACGACCCGAGGGAGGGAGGCGATGCCAAAATCGAAACGCGCCTCCTCTTCGTCTCGCTCCGTCGCTCGCCCatcacaccacacaccacatcCCCAGGCCCCAAGGCCGCGATCCATCTCGATCTCATCCGCACCCGCCCTCCCGCTGGCCGGGCCGCCGCCTATAAAGGACCGGGGCGGAGGCGGGCGCCCGCcattccccttctctctcttcccctctcccccctccccttCGCCGTCGACTCCTCTTCGCGCCGCATTTCTCCACCACTCGGGGAGGTGTCGTAGCTGCTAGGATACTACACTACTAGTTCTGCGTGCCGTCGCCGCGGGCCTGCGTGGTGATGGAGGGGAACGCGGGCTCACTCTACGGCCGCCTCAACAGGTCCAGCACCCGGGGGTTCCTCGCCTACGTCGTCGCGGGGGGCGCCTGTGCGGCCGTCCTCGCCTGCTTCGTCCTCTCCGCCGCGgacccgcgcgccgccgagcgcgACGATGGCCTCCTACGCCTGTCTTCCCGCTCCCCGCGCGTCTGGCCCGTAAGGCGTTTGCTCTTTTGCCTCTCGTCTCCTTCCCCTTTCCGGCCAGCCGGTTTCGCTCTGCGCCGAGTTCTGACCTCGCGGCGCGTCGCTGTGGTCGGTTTTCTCAATTTCTCCAGGACCTCGCGTTCAACTGGCGGGTGGTGGTGGCCACCGTCGTCGGGTTCCTCGGCTCCGCGTTCGGTACCGtaggtggcgtcggcggcggcgggatcttCGTGCCCATGCTCAACCTCCTCGTCGGCTTCGACACCAagtccgccgccgcgctctccaAATGTAAGCTATTTCCCGGCACTCACTCACAGATCGGTGAGATCGCCACCAGCAGCGGGCTGGCTTTCCGAACTCAACTGCCGATGCATGCATCTGCTGATTTGCTCCTCGATGACGCGCGTgctggcttggttcggtttgggcGCAGGCATGATCATGGGCGCCTCGGCGTCATCCGTGTGGTACAATCTCCAGGTGTCGCACCCGACCAAGGAGGCGCCCGTCATCGACTACAAGCTGGCGCTGCTCTTCCAGCCCATGCTCATGCTCGGCATCACCATCGGAGTCGAGCTCAGCGTCATCTTCCCCTACTGGCTCATCACCGTCCTCATCATAATCCTCTTTGTAGGTAATGAGCGCTTGTCTCTACATGCCGCCAATTTAAGCAAGCCGCATGTACTCTTTTGCTCGGTCCTACTACTTTCTGTGTCTGATGAGATGGAGGTGTGTTGCGTgcgatcaatttgctgcaggtACTTCATCAAGGTCGTTCTACAAGGGAATTCTCATGTGGAAGGAGGAGACCAGGATTCTGGTTGGTTCCTGTCAAAGTTATGATGCTTGTTGTCGAATCATTGTGTCCTGATAGtatcttttttttgttattaACCCCTGTTGCGAATGGTTGCAGATGGAGACGCGCGAGAGAGAAGAGCAATCAAAGGCTGCTTGTGCCACAAATGATGGTGAGAAATGTACTGCTTGCATGATTGTTTCACAGATTTTTCTGATACCATTGCGTATCAGTTGTTTTATCTTTCAGCTAATATTCATTTTATGATATATTTAACATGTGGTCTGATTTGAACGTGTGCAGTGGTCATTGACTCAGGCTACGTGGAGCCTCTCTTGACTCAACCTCAGCCCAAGGTGAAGTCTGCATTGGTAAGCAACTATGGAGCTTATGACATAATCATATAGTATGAGTGAGCTTTCAGATCAACATTTCAAACCATGCCTTGATTGGTTGACAAATATTATTCAGATCCATTCAATGATCCTTGGCTATATATATACTAACTTGCTTAGGGTATTCATGAGCATACACTAGCATGGTTAATTAGGGCTTGGACGGATGTTGATAGATGCTCTGAACATGCAAGATGGCAAGAAGAAACAAAAGACAGCTTGTCATCATGTGATCTAATCGCTGATTTGTCATTTGTTATTTCAGGAGACTTTTCTGTTCAATTTGAGGTGGAAGAATATCCTAGTTCTAATGTCTGTCTGGTCATGTTTCTTGGTGCTGCAAGTTCTCAAGGTATCCCTTCTACACTCAGAATATTTTTTACCTTTACTATTTAATAACAGCCAATCTTCATAACAGTGATTGGTACCTTAAAAAGATAACAGGCCTTCTCCCATTAACAGGGTCACTTTCTAATAATATACCGACTATCCAGAGCTTAGTTACTATCATGCACATGAGAATAAAACACAATCCTTTGACTCCTTTCTTTGTCTCCTTTACATGGAAATGGTTATTAACTGCAGTACCTTTTTCTTGCAGAATAATTCGAAATCATGCAGCACTTTCTACTGGACAATCAACATTCTACAGGTGATGATTGTTTTACTTTGTGACACTGTTTCTGTCTAAACTAATGTTATATCTTCCTTtctttaaattatttttaaaaccTATATTGTTGTGTTGCAGTTTGAGCCATCATTTTTATGTGGATTTAGTATGTCTTTTCAGAACATAGCCACGTGCCCATGTTAGGCCTAGATTGGCATGTACATAAGCCACCTTTTGAGCAGCTCCCAAACCTCCACCAAACATCAACCTTTGCTTTATTGCACATGGAAAGCTGGCTGCTAATTCTGTTACACACACAAATCAGAGCACACGAAACACTTCTGGTTCATAACTATTGACGCTGTGCTAAATATTTTAGGTTCCAGTTGCGGTGAGTGTGTTCCTGTGGGAGGCCGTGCAGCTATGCAGGGAGAGTCGTGCTCGCCGTATGAATGGGAACttggagtgtgtgtgtgaggccTCTATCGAGTGGTCACCAGCACAACTGATCTTCTGCGCCCTCTGTGGTCTTCTCGGCGGGACTGTTGGTGGTCTTCTTGGATCTGGTGGTGGGTTCATCCTTGGCCCACTTCTTCTTGAGCTCGGGTGCATACCTCAGGTATTTAAATTACCTCAGTTTCATGCTAAATTTCATTTCATGTAGTTCATTTTCAAATATTATCAAGCTGAATTGTGAATTGTATGTTGGCATACATCCATACAACATACTTGAAATGATATGTTATCACAAGTGCACCAAGGAGCTAGCCTTTTTTCAATTGACACAGAACTTGTAGCTTTAATCACCAACAGTACGGTTAATGTAACATAGGTGCAATAGAGATACAGCCTGTTCGGCTGGGCTGGAACAGCCAGCCAACACCAGCTCCCGCCATCCCAGCCGGCTGGTTACAGAAGTTCATTTTGTAGCGGTACAGTACAGCTTTAATCATGATGCAATGCATTGGAGCCTAAGGCAATGAGCAGGGCAGGGCACTGGACTTAGGGAGAAAGACAAGAATGGGTCTTGTCCTTTCCAGCTGTATGTATCATAGAAGAGATCAATCTGTAGACAACTTTGCCACTGCATGCATTTTCTCCACTCATGCCATATCTTAAATGACTTGTGGTTGGACCAAATAGACATTTGCAATAGAGTATACTAGTCGAATACCCTGCGCGTTGCTGTGGGATTTCAGGGCAAAATGTTGAAGTTGAGTGTGCTGAAAAGATGGAGTTATGAAGTTGCAGCCAATTTTAGCATGGAGATATATGGCATGGTTGTATATAAGAAATGCTTAAATACTGAAGTCGATGCACATATAAGAAGTTCTAGTTGCTGAAACTGATAAAAAGAGGAACCATAATAGTTATGATAAGGACGTTTTAATTTTATTCTGGGAGGAAATGGAAATGTCTGCATCATTTTGTGAAGCAAGAGATTGGACTTTATATTGACTCTCTTGGATAAGTGAAGtttctgcaattttttttaaaaaagttaaGTGTGAGCAACGCAGTTGTGTGAATTGTTGATAATTGGAAAGaatatattttgtttaatgGTTTTAGTATCTATGTTTCATTGGACAAATGTAGATAATTTTGAATTGGTTATGGATTCTCCACCATCGTGATCTGCATTACTGTAGTATAATAGGATGTTAGGAATGTTTGTGATAAAAATGAATGAGGGATGTTAGCACTTACATTATTTTTTGAAGTTTTGTTGCTAATTCCATCATAAAAATTATGCATATGGCAATAATTAACCAAGTAAAAAGGTAAGAACTCTTAGTGGGTTGCAGAAGGCTAGGATATGAGCTTTTATCCAGATCCAATGGTGGAAATAAAATGATGATGTGGCTTCACTACATGTGAGAGAAATAGCTATTAATGACTCTTGGTGGGTTGCACTTATATAAgatatatagatagatagattgaAATATTCAGTCTTGAGCATCTTCAGGTTTGGTATTTTCTAAACGTGTTATAAGCATAGAATCAGTCTTGTAGCATCTGAAGTAAATCGATGTTTTGGCGTGTGAAACAGATTGCATCTCACAAATTGTATAGGATTTCAACTTTTTCCTGTTGTTACTTCCACTTTTCATATGTCAGTGCCTAAAATGTTCTAGTTTTCCCCTGATTTCTTTATCGCAACTGTAACTTTTTAATGTATAAGAAGCATCCAGTTATGATAAACTAAGCTGACTGTAGATGGTAGATTGTCACCTATATAGCATTATTTATACCACTTATCAATAATTATTGGCAGCCTACTCACATGATCATTATCTATTGGCAACCTACTCACATGATAATTATCTCATCAGTTAGGTTATATTAAATGGTGTACTCAAATCTGAAATTTTGATGTGATATGCATTAGTTAAATTATTGAATCTGCTCATAAGTTCATACCATAAAGGAGTGCAAACCTAATCATATTGACATATTGCCATCTGTGTATAACAATGGGACGATTGACTTACTTGCAATGCATTGCTGCCTTTGATATTTTTGTTATGAAAATCCATTTGTTTATTTGTCCATATCACCATATGAACTTGGATCTAATCCAGAAAGCCCTGCAATTTTCAGTTGGAAATCAAAATGTCCTTACATATAAAGATAAAATAACTTAACTCATTCACATGGTCCACATCATAGATCGCACCCTATAATTGTACAGAGGAAATAAAGATATCAATATATCATTATAAAGGAAGCGGGTTTGCCTGGACAGGTGGCTGGTACTTGTACAAACCCCATGTACTTCATTGGTTCATGACCTTGATGGAGGAAAGGTGATATAGTAGTGTTTGATGTTAAATGCAACGTACACATCATTTTGGCAAAACTGGATAGTCAATTTACAGTATAGGTTAGCAGGACACCTATCTCTTAGAGGTTTCGAATGCTTCTTGTGTCATCAATATTACTTTACCATTGGCTTACCTTTCTTGCAATTGGTATCTTAATCAAACTGAGCATTTACTGTGAGAGAGCCAGAG from Panicum virgatum strain AP13 chromosome 9K, P.virgatum_v5, whole genome shotgun sequence encodes:
- the LOC120649907 gene encoding sulfite exporter TauE/SafE family protein 4-like, which codes for MEGNAGSLYGRLNRSSTRGFLAYVVAGGACAAVLACFVLSAADPRAAERDDGLLRLSSRSPRVWPDLAFNWRVVVATVVGFLGSAFGTVGGVGGGGIFVPMLNLLVGFDTKSAAALSKCMIMGASASSVWYNLQVSHPTKEAPVIDYKLALLFQPMLMLGITIGVELSVIFPYWLITVLIIILFVGTSSRSFYKGILMWKEETRILMETREREEQSKAACATNDVVIDSGYVEPLLTQPQPKVKSALETFLFNLRWKNILVLMSVWSCFLVLQVLKNNSKSCSTFYWTINILQVPVAVSVFLWEAVQLCRESRARRMNGNLECVCEASIEWSPAQLIFCALCGLLGGTVGGLLGSGGGFILGPLLLELGCIPQVASATATFVMMFSSSLSVVEFYFLRRFPIPFAGYLIFVSVLAGFWGQCLVRKIVHVLKRASLIVFILSSVIFASALTMGVVGAQKSISMINNHEYMGFLDFCE